The DNA window AGCACCTGACCGCTGGCGGAGCGGGTGGCGCTGCTGCCGCCGGCGGCGAAGGTCGGCAGCAAGGCATCGATCTCGGCGGCGGTGGGCAGCCGGTCCTGACACCAGGCCTGCAGGGCGCTGTTGCTGGCCGCTTTGGCGGCACAGTCGGCCTGCCATTGCTGTTCCAGCTCAACGCCGCGCTGCTTGATGGCGGCCAGGTGCTGGTAGACGGCTTGCGGTACCACAAAGCTCTGCTGCGGATCAAAACCCAGGGCCTGCTTGGTCAGGGCCAGTTCCTCCGAACCCAGCGGCGCGCCGTGGGCGGCCTCGCTGCCCTGTTTGTTGGGCGAACCCTGACCGATATAGGTGCGGGTAATGATGAGTGAAGGCCGCGGGTCGCGCTTGGCGCGTTCAATGGCGGCGTCCACCTCGGCCAGATCCTCGCCGATCACCCGCTCGACATGCCAGCCGTAGGCCAGGTAGCGCGTGGCCACCTCTTCGCTGAAGGCCAGGCTGGTATCGCCTTCGATACTGATCTTGTTGTCGAGATAGAGGTAGATCAGATTGCCCAACCGCAGGTGGCCGGCCAGGGAGGCGGCCTCCGAGGCTACGCCTTCCATGATGTCGCCATCGGAGCAGAGGGCGTAGATGCGGTAAGCGAACAATTCCTGGTCGAGGCTGTCGGCCAGATAGCGGGCACCCATGGCCATGCCGGTGCCGACGGCAATGCCCTGCCCCAGGGGGCCGGTGGTGGTTTCCACACCCGGTGTGTGGCCGAATTCGGGATGCCCGGGGGTTCTGCTGCCAAGCTGGCGGAAATTTTTCAGATCCTCCAGGCTCAGGTCGTAGCCGCACAGATGCAGGGTGCTGTAGAGCAGCATGGAGGCATGGCCACAGGACAGGATGAAGCGGTCACGGCCCGGCCAGTCGGGATTGGCCGGATTGTGGCGCAGGTGGCGGCTGTAAAGCAGGTAGGCCAGCGGCGCGCCTTCCATGGGGGTGCCCGGATGGCCGGAGTTGGCCTGCTCCACGGCATCGGCGGACAGCAGGCGGATGGTATCGATGGCTTGGCGGGCGAGGACGGGATCGATGGGGCTGGTAACGGACATGTATGGGGCTCCTTTGCGGGACGGGCGGATGTAAAAGCGCGGCCAATTCAAGCAGGAATGACCGTTTTTTGCAACCGTTTGTCGTCTGCGGCGGCCGCCCCGATGGGCGCGAGGCCACGGCCCGTCAGGGGGCCGCGGCCTCGCGCGGGCAGAGGAACCGGCAGGCTCAGGAAGCCAGGTACGCCTGGATACTTTCGGCGATGGTGTGGAAGATCTGGGTAAATTCCTGCTCGTCGCGTTCCAGCAGGGTGATACGGAAACCGCGCTCCGCCGTGGAGAAGGAGCTCAGTGGTACCACGCAGATGCCGGTGGCACCCAGCAGGTAGTAGACGAAGCGCTTGTCCAGCAAGGTGCCGGGAGCCGCCACCAGGCTTTCCACCAGGGCGCGCACCTCGGGATTGGCGATAGGCAGGCTTTGCTTGTCATTGAGCAGGTTGCGGTCGAAGGCCACGCTCATGTAAAAGGCGCCATTGGTGCGGTTGACCTTGATGCCCGGGACCTGCTTGAGGATGTCGTAAGCGATGTTCGAGCAGCGCTCGTAGCGTGCCGTGCGTTCCTTCAGGTAGACCGGATACTGCTCGTGGCTGAGGATCAGCGGAATGGCCTTCTGCGGCAGGGTGGTGGAGCAGACCTCGACCATCTTGGCGTCGAAAATCGACTGGATGTAACGCTTGAACATGGGGTCTTTGTCGCGGTTATACACCTCGATCCAGCCACACCGCGAGCCGGGCCAGGGCAGATCCTTGCTGATGCCCTTCATGGCGATGGCCGGCACGTCGCCGATCAGGTCGGAGATGGGTTTGGTCGATTCACCATTATAGATAATGTTGTGATAGATCTCGTCACAGATGATGAACAGGTCGTACTCCTTGGCGATCTTGATCATCTCCACCAGAACGCGCTCGGGATAGACCGCGCCGGTCGGGTTGTCGGGGTTGATGATTAGCAGGCCGCAGATGGCCGGATTGTACTTGACCGACAGGCGCAGATCGTCCAGGTCGGGGTACCAGTGATTGTCCGGGTCGAGCCGATAGGATACCGGCGCCTGACCGGCGTGCGCCGCTTCGCCGGAGGAATGGGTAGAATAGGTCGGCGAGGGGCCGATGACGCGGGCTTCACGCTTGAGAAAGCCGTAGACCTTCTGGATGGCGTCGCCCAGGCCGTTGAAGAAAATGATATCTTCCGGCGTGATCTGGGCCTTGCCGCGGCGGTTGGTGCGCTCGGCCAAGAACTGGCGTGTTTCCAGCACGCCCTTGGTGGCGCAGTAACCGTAGGAGCAGT is part of the Desulfuromonas thiophila genome and encodes:
- the tkt gene encoding transketolase translates to MSVTSPIDPVLARQAIDTIRLLSADAVEQANSGHPGTPMEGAPLAYLLYSRHLRHNPANPDWPGRDRFILSCGHASMLLYSTLHLCGYDLSLEDLKNFRQLGSRTPGHPEFGHTPGVETTTGPLGQGIAVGTGMAMGARYLADSLDQELFAYRIYALCSDGDIMEGVASEAASLAGHLRLGNLIYLYLDNKISIEGDTSLAFSEEVATRYLAYGWHVERVIGEDLAEVDAAIERAKRDPRPSLIITRTYIGQGSPNKQGSEAAHGAPLGSEELALTKQALGFDPQQSFVVPQAVYQHLAAIKQRGVELEQQWQADCAAKAASNSALQAWCQDRLPTAAEIDALLPTFAAGGSSATRSASGQVLNALAQGLPLLLGGSADLAPSNNTHLKGQTEFSSDEAGRNIHFGIREHAMGSILNGLCHTRGLLPFGATFLIFSDYMRPPMRMAALMGIAPIYVFTHDSIGVGEDGPTHQPIEQIAGLRSVPNLTVIRPCDANETAQAWKAALLNRRGPTALVLTRQNLPTLDRQHYAPAEGLQRGGYVLAREDGTLQLILLASGSEVQHALAVREQLQQEGIGVRVVSLPSWELFEQQDVAYRQEVLPPACRKRLAIEAAATFGWERYVGLDGAVVGMTGFGASAPGNLLMQQFGFTADNLLEQARRLLANG
- a CDS encoding pyridoxal phosphate-dependent aminotransferase; translation: MRNNIVHIGAGELTYEIRAIVEIAEKLNQLGIKTNMENIGDPIAKGERIPQWMKKIVADLAMKDCSYGYCATKGVLETRQFLAERTNRRGKAQITPEDIIFFNGLGDAIQKVYGFLKREARVIGPSPTYSTHSSGEAAHAGQAPVSYRLDPDNHWYPDLDDLRLSVKYNPAICGLLIINPDNPTGAVYPERVLVEMIKIAKEYDLFIICDEIYHNIIYNGESTKPISDLIGDVPAIAMKGISKDLPWPGSRCGWIEVYNRDKDPMFKRYIQSIFDAKMVEVCSTTLPQKAIPLILSHEQYPVYLKERTARYERCSNIAYDILKQVPGIKVNRTNGAFYMSVAFDRNLLNDKQSLPIANPEVRALVESLVAAPGTLLDKRFVYYLLGATGICVVPLSSFSTAERGFRITLLERDEQEFTQIFHTIAESIQAYLAS